The following proteins are co-located in the Camelina sativa cultivar DH55 chromosome 12, Cs, whole genome shotgun sequence genome:
- the LOC104732230 gene encoding uncharacterized protein LOC104732230 isoform X1 codes for MVDRNTDVVVQLGSSGTSIFRPDETSTSEPQRPTTQFPVPAPEKKLTLFALRLGVLEKIASRLGSLGFVWATVVLLGGFAGSLETTDFWFVTVILVVEGARLFSRSHELELQHQSKYTISGINIFRFLVKQVIQICHQAAHIADENDNRSSVQEPRTEERHPGKTARTRTWKSSDVPMLPYTGWVFVSRNVSRVFYWLQIGSAFASIAISMIKLIKQDYGDNDLKPKSTNLHSALTLFYSLALAEAVLFLVEKAYWEYMISVIKILEKVNKECGLENFGTGSVRRFFYDAYSRCLNGSIFDGLKMDMVIFAMELLLTNSPDEQLTGVQILCRFSTHIDYSVDTLQKIGTNLEIIERLVEMLNWRNKNQEDVRKSAAEILSKLASKKQNSLRVAGLPGAIESISSLLESTRDSGQATDEIGEKSINQLNLWTLNNLGLLILKRLARDHDNCGKIGKTKGLLSKVIDFTYAEKRLLEDSSVPVAEPYKILAVKRSLKLLKKLVSTTGATGKNLRMIISGIVFTVSNIRETLQHGKSKPHLQKLGAEILTFLAFDEGATEKIGGTGGVLKGLLRIFLNNEIPEDKIGVRVSAGESIAMLAQGSKSNCQRILRSDVLQELVEALNNPLIRLNAARILRNLCAYTAPDQFNEQLKQVIKSAATTVLMAIKSEERKPQEVMVGLAPHVLKLMSLEELRWMFKKARVGEEELAEALVNILKRYEQPVPKVPRIRRFAIELTIAMMKANPETVKTFQNLGMKNELETVFETAAELENFDIFSGTVGLARHGSTINELTDEAMMLLS; via the exons ATGGTTGACCGTAATACCGATGTGGTCGTACAACTCGGTTCTTCTGGCACAAGTATTTTCCGACCAGACGAAACTTCGACTTCAGAACCTCAGAGACCGACGACACAGTTCCCAGTTCCTGCGCCGGAGAAAAAACTAACCCTTTTTGCCTTACGACTTGGAGTTCTTGAGAAG ATTGCTTCACGGTTAGGATCTTTAGGATTCGTTTGGGCAACAGTTGTTCTTCTTGGTGGATTTGCTGGAAGCTTAGAGACAACAGATTTCTGGTTTGTTACTGTGATTCTTGTAGTCGAAGGAGCTCGGCTTTTCAGTAGAAGCCATGAGCTTGAACTGCAGCATCAGTCCAAATACACAATCTCTGGAATCAACATCTTCCGGTTCCTTGTCAAACAAGTTATCCAAATATGCCACCAGGCAGCTCACATTGCTGATGAGAACGACAATAGATCCTCGGTGCAGGAACCGAGAACAGAAGAAAGGCATCCGGGGAAGACCGCGCGGACAAGGACATGGAAAAGCTCAGATGTTCCTATGTTGCCTTACACAGGATGGGTCTTTGTTTCAAGAAACGTGAGCAGAGTCTTTTATTGGCTCCAGATTGGCTCTGCTTTCGCCAGCATTGCTATCTCCATGATCAAACTCATCAAGCAAGACTACGGAGACAATGACTTGAAACCCAAAAGCACCAATCTCCACTCTGCTTTGACTCTCTTCTACTCTCTAGCCCTAGCCGAGGCTGTTCTCTTTCTTGTTGAGAAAGCTTACTGGGAATATATGATTAGCGTTATCAAGATTCTTGAGAAAGTGAATAAAGAATGCGGTCTTGAGAACTTTGGCACGGGCTCGGTGAGAAGATTCTTCTATGATGCCTACTCTAGATGCCTCAATGGGAGCATCTTCGACGGATTGAAGATGGACATGGTGATCTTTGCCATGGAGCTCTTGCTAACAAATTCTCCTGATGAGCAGCTCACTGGAGTTCAGATTCTTTGTAGATTCTCAACCCACATAGACTACTCGGTTGATACTCTACAGAAGATTGGCACAAATCTTGAAATCATAGAGAGGTTAGTGGAGATGTTGAATTGGAGaaacaagaatcaagaagatgTGAGAAAGTCAGCTGCAGAGATTCTCTCAAAATTAGCTAGTAAGAAGCAGAACTCTCTGAGAGTGGCAGGGTTACCGGGAGCCATTGAGTCGATATCTTCTCTTTTAGAGAGCACAAGAGATTCAGGTCAAGCCACCGATGAGATTGGTGAAAAGAGTATCAATCAATTAAACCTATGGACGTTGAACAATCTTGGACTACTGATTCTGAAAAGGCTAGCTCGAGATCATGACAACTGTGGGAAGATTGGGAAAACAAAAGGGTTACTTTCAAAGGTCATTGACTTCACGTACGCTGAGAAGAGGTTGTTGGAAGATTCAAGTGTTCCGGTTGCGGAGCCTTATAAGATCTTGGCTGTGAAACGGTCTTTGAAGCTGTTAAAGAAGCTGGTGAGCACGACAGGTGCAACAGGGAAGAACTTGAGGATGATTATCTCTGGGATTGTCTTCACAGTGAGCAACATTAGGGAAACATTACAACATGGAAAGAGTAAACCTCATTTGCAGAAGCTTGGTGCAGAGATCTTGACTTTCCTTGCGTTTGACGAAGGTGCAACCGAGAAGATTGGGGGAACGGGAGGGGTTTTAAAGGGACTTCTCCGCATATTCTTGAACAATGAGATTCCAGAGGATAAAATTGGTGTGAGAGTCTCTGCTGGTGAGTCTATAGCTATGCTAGCTCAAGGAAGTAAAAGCAACTGCCAACGTATCTTGAGATCAGATGTTCTTCAAGAACTCGTTGAGGCGTTGAACAACCCGTTGATTCGGTTGAATGCAGCGAGAATCTTGAGGAATCTCTGTGCATATACAGCTCCTGATCAGTTCAATGAACAGCTGAAGCAAGTTATTAAATCTGCAGCAACAACA GTTCTTATGGCAATCAAGTCTGAAGAGAGAAAACCTCAAGAAGTTATGGTGGGATTAGCACCGCATGTTCTCAAGTTGATGAGTCTTGAAGAATTGAGATGGATGTTCAAGAAAGCGAGAGTGGGTGAGGAAGAACTAGCAGAGGCATTAGTCAATATTCTCAAGAGATATGAACAGCCAGTTCCAAAGGTTCCAAGAATAAGGAGATTTGCAATAGAGCTAACCATTGCGATGATGAAAGCTAATCCTGAGACGGTCAAGACTTTCCAAAACCTGGGGATGAAGAATGAATTAGAAACTGTTTTTGAGACCGCGGCTGAACTTGAGAACTTTGATATATTCTCTGGCACGGTTGGGTTGGCACGCCATGGCTCAACGATCAATGAACTCACTGATGAAGCAATGATGTTGTTGAGTTAG
- the LOC104732230 gene encoding uncharacterized protein LOC104732230 isoform X2, with protein MVDRNTDVVVQLGSSGTSIFRPDETSTSEPQRPTTQFPVPAPEKKLTLFALRLGVLEKIASRLGSLGFVWATVVLLGGFAGSLETTDFWFVTVILVVEGARLFSRSHELELQHQSKYTISGINIFRFLVKQVIQICHQAAHIADENDNRSSVQEPRTEERHPGKTARTRTWKSSDVPMLPYTGWVFVSRNVSRVFYWLQIGSAFASIAISMIKLIKQDYGDNDLKPKSTNLHSALTLFYSLALAEAVLFLVEKAYWEYMISVIKILEKVNKECGLENFGTGSVRRFFYDAYSRCLNGSIFDGLKMDMVIFAMELLLTNSPDEQLTGVQILCRFSTHIDYSVDTLQKIGTNLEIIERLVEMLNWRNKNQEDVRKSAAEILSKLASKKQNSLRVAGLPGAIESISSLLESTRDSGQATDEIGEKSINQLNLWTLNNLGLLILKRLARDHDNCGKIGKTKGLLSKVIDFTYAEKRLLEDSSVPVAEPYKILAVKRSLKLLKKLVSTTGATGKNLRMIISGIVFTVSNIRETLQHGKSKPHLQKLGAEILTFLAFDEGATEKIGGTGGVLKGLLRIFLNNEIPEDKIGVRVSAGESIAMLAQGSKSNCQRILRSDVLQELVEALNNPLIRLNAARILRNLCAYTAPDQFNEQLKQVIKSAATTVLMAIKSEERKPQEVMVGLAPHVLKLMSLEELRWMFKKARVGEEELAEALVNILKRYEQPVPKVPRIRRFAIELTIAMMKANPETVKTFQNLGMKNELETVFETAAELENFDIFSGTVGLARHGSTINELTDEAMMLLS; from the exons ATGGTTGACCGTAATACCGATGTGGTCGTACAACTCGGTTCTTCTGGCACAAGTATTTTCCGACCAGACGAAACTTCGACTTCAGAACCTCAGAGACCGACGACACAGTTCCCAGTTCCTGCGCCGGAGAAAAAACTAACCCTTTTTGCCTTACGACTTGGAGTTCTTGAGAAG ATTGCTTCACGGTTAGGATCTTTAGGATTCGTTTGGGCAACAGTTGTTCTTCTTGGTGGATTTGCTGGAAGCTTAGAGACAACAGATTTCTGGTTTGTTACTGTGATTCTTGTAGTCGAAGGAGCTCGGCTTTTCAGTAGAAGCCATGAGCTTGAACTGCAGCATCAGTCCAAATACACAATCTCTGGAATCAACATCTTCCGGTTCCTTGTCAAACAAGTTATCCAAATATGCCACCAGGCAGCTCACATTGCTGATGAGAACGACAATAGATCCTCGGTGCAGGAACCGAGAACAGAAGAAAGGCATCCGGGGAAGACCGCGCGGACAAGGACATGGAAAAGCTCAGATGTTCCTATGTTGCCTTACACAGGATGGGTCTTTGTTTCAAGAAACGTGAGCAGAGTCTTTTATTGGCTCCAGATTGGCTCTGCTTTCGCCAGCATTGCTATCTCCATGATCAAACTCATCAAGCAAGACTACGGAGACAATGACTTGAAACCCAAAAGCACCAATCTCCACTCTGCTTTGACTCTCTTCTACTCTCTAGCCCTAGCCGAGGCTGTTCTCTTTCTTGTTGAGAAAGCTTACTGGGAATATATGATTAGCGTTATCAAGATTCTTGAGAAAGTGAATAAAGAATGCGGTCTTGAGAACTTTGGCACGGGCTCGGTGAGAAGATTCTTCTATGATGCCTACTCTAGATGCCTCAATGGGAGCATCTTCGACGGATTGAAGATGGACATGGTGATCTTTGCCATGGAGCTCTTGCTAACAAATTCTCCTGATGAGCAGCTCACTGGAGTTCAGATTCTTTGTAGATTCTCAACCCACATAGACTACTCGGTTGATACTCTACAGAAGATTGGCACAAATCTTGAAATCATAGAGAGGTTAGTGGAGATGTTGAATTGGAGaaacaagaatcaagaagatgTGAGAAAGTCAGCTGCAGAGATTCTCTCAAAATTAGCTAGTAAGAAGCAGAACTCTCTGAGAGTGGCAGGGTTACCGGGAGCCATTGAGTCGATATCTTCTCTTTTAGAGAGCACAAGAGATTCAGGTCAAGCCACCGATGAGATTGGTGAAAAGAGTATCAATCAATTAAACCTATGGACGTTGAACAATCTTGGACTACTGATTCTGAAAAGGCTAGCTCGAGATCATGACAACTGTGGGAAGATTGGGAAAACAAAAGGGTTACTTTCAAAGGTCATTGACTTCACGTACGCTGAGAAGAGGTTGTTGGAAGATTCAAGTGTTCCGGTTGCGGAGCCTTATAAGATCTTGGCTGTGAAACGGTCTTTGAAGCTGTTAAAGAAGCTGGTGAGCACGACAGGTGCAACAGGGAAGAACTTGAGGATGATTATCTCTGGGATTGTCTTCACAGTGAGCAACATTAG GGAAACATTACAACATGGAAAGAGTAAACCTCATTTGCAGAAGCTTGGTGCAGAGATCTTGACTTTCCTTGCGTTTGACGAAGGTGCAACCGAGAAGATTGGGGGAACGGGAGGGGTTTTAAAGGGACTTCTCCGCATATTCTTGAACAATGAGATTCCAGAGGATAAAATTGGTGTGAGAGTCTCTGCTGGTGAGTCTATAGCTATGCTAGCTCAAGGAAGTAAAAGCAACTGCCAACGTATCTTGAGATCAGATGTTCTTCAAGAACTCGTTGAGGCGTTGAACAACCCGTTGATTCGGTTGAATGCAGCGAGAATCTTGAGGAATCTCTGTGCATATACAGCTCCTGATCAGTTCAATGAACAGCTGAAGCAAGTTATTAAATCTGCAGCAACAACA GTTCTTATGGCAATCAAGTCTGAAGAGAGAAAACCTCAAGAAGTTATGGTGGGATTAGCACCGCATGTTCTCAAGTTGATGAGTCTTGAAGAATTGAGATGGATGTTCAAGAAAGCGAGAGTGGGTGAGGAAGAACTAGCAGAGGCATTAGTCAATATTCTCAAGAGATATGAACAGCCAGTTCCAAAGGTTCCAAGAATAAGGAGATTTGCAATAGAGCTAACCATTGCGATGATGAAAGCTAATCCTGAGACGGTCAAGACTTTCCAAAACCTGGGGATGAAGAATGAATTAGAAACTGTTTTTGAGACCGCGGCTGAACTTGAGAACTTTGATATATTCTCTGGCACGGTTGGGTTGGCACGCCATGGCTCAACGATCAATGAACTCACTGATGAAGCAATGATGTTGTTGAGTTAG